One window of the Pieris brassicae chromosome 4, ilPieBrab1.1, whole genome shotgun sequence genome contains the following:
- the LOC123709086 gene encoding SUN domain-containing ossification factor isoform X1: MKGGLCIIYTSLLTISVLSSCALFLLVVSEALQIENVDQKVDLSGLHNVSKKTNVIASSEPDQSSDTTQNLHEPENQEAVEDDKNMIFPDTVSVNSVTTDGLPDTGQPPILISLTDNTKLDLKTADELLFTNDSEQHNQTQMFAIVDNKTVEGEKTSETVEKESTEPRLIVKAKSMHETRQTDENIQSTTTIPEAETTAESQLENESEEDIPINPETPQEDIPSFSEWAQKQLAEAEKKDTVLNHSSQPSHSNTNFSSKSTKLRSKNYASPACGAKIIAVNPEAGSASSILSPNRDEYMLNTCNSRIWFVVELCEAVQAQKIEIANFELFSSTPRDIAVYFSDRFPTREWASVGQFTAQDMRDVQSFDLYPHLFGKFIKVEMLSHHGSEHYCPISLFKVYGTSEFEVLEKESSQHSALIDEDEDDEIIDVPDMPATETEPSKNLFGSARDAVMSIVKKAAQAFKTEVPKNVSSEQNDTLSDKVYKRCCSPSHIIVCDNCSDILYSEVYELLSCSSDKLTNLVRTVFLRDTLKCTGICQKFGLDFKSTKTIEFSEERVAYMNALFPPKYLAALCNILAIKEKKVVLNTSFESELNVTTNITVDESPQNHSETNSEQDVKLITVNTDSDRDGDKTLTLEDKPTVPEEKNDSTPIDIKDDKKDDNKEDSNVAVEDTVVLVSQEDILPDNKVETTDAEKQDILKTDTKYGKPEILIEKTKDSTNNADDISEPAVSIDGDSFISDFDQMAVDPQPGSQNNVNQNQAQSTIQKESVFLRLSNRVKTLERNMSLSGQYLEELSRRYKKQVEEMQKSFEKTLVQMTEERKKSNEREQKYIEQMSNLQEQLAKMAYNMELLMEDRDSWFGNVTFFKFVVFQVLIVIGIIYYLLQKQKPEPVILHVPKKIKKRQEKLRRRSVEGVSGHATPTAKKRRPSEEAFQIARQSTEDVGIEHNNGEWQVAKKNRRRKPSVYQQHVELNTNINTNQDEIRKLDENPIALDANEYFAPIPEPVEFIDVNKKELPKTNGSFFNNLKNKTLKTRRLSSPAFLRTLNRQSLRSTPSPIMRTIEPIFNGKIGKKAASESPTGSLWSESTDISQNGPQYSENGKKKKSLKNILKKVF, from the exons GTTACCTGACACGGGTCAGCCTCCAATACTCATCTCTCTAACAGACAACACAAAACTGGATTTAAAAACTGCAGATGAGCTTCTATTTACCAATGATTCTGAACAGCACAATCAAACCCAAATGTTCGCCATTGTGGACAACAAAACGGTTGAAGGTGAGAAAACATCAGAAACGGTGGAAAAAGAATCAACAGAACCTCGACTCATTGTAAAAGCTAAATCAATGCATGAAACCCGACAGACAGATGAAAATATTCAGAGTACCACTACCATCCCCGAAGCGGAGACTACCGCCGAATCTCAATTAGAAAACGAATCAGAAGAAGACATTCCTATCAACCCGGAAACACCGCAGGAAGATATTCCATCGTTTTCAGAGTGGGCACAAAAGCAATTGGCAGAAGCAGAAAAAAAAGATACAGTACTAAACCACTCCAGTCAACCTAGTCATAGcaatactaattttagcagTAAGAGCACTAAGTTGCGGTCAAAAAATTACGCGTCACCGGCGTGTGGCGCAAAAATTATTGCGGTAAATCCGGAAGCTGGATCGGCGAGTTCGATATTATCTCCAAATAGAGATGAGTATATGCTCAATACGTGTAACAGCCGCATATGGTTCGTAGTAGAGCTTTGCGAGGCTGTTCAAGCtcaaaaaatagaaatagccaattttgaattattttcctCAACTCCCAGAGACATCGCTGTGTATTTCAGCGATCGATTCCCGACAAGGGAATGGGCAAGTGTCGGACAGTTTACTGCTCAAGACATGAGAGACGTTCAAAGTTTTGACCTGTATCCACATTTATTTGGCAAGTTTATTAAAGTTGAAATGCTGTCGCACCACGGATCTGAACATTACTGTCCTATATCTTTGTTCAAGGTTTATGGTACTTCTGAATTTGAGGTACTTGAAAAAGAAAGCTCACAACATTCAGCACTTATTGATGAAGATGAAGACGATGAAATAATTGATGTTCCAGATATGCCTGCAACTGAAACGGAGCCATCCAAAAATTTATTCGGCTCTGCAAGAGATGCAGTAATGTCGATCGTTAAGAAAGCTGCTCAAGCATTCAAAACGGAAGTTCCTAAAAATGTGTCCAGtgaacaaaacgatacattaTCAGACAAAGTGTACAAACGGTGTTGCTCTCCAAGCCATATTATAGTGTGTGATAACTGTAGTGACATTCTTTACAGTGAAGTGTATGAACTTCTTAGTTGTAGCTCGgacaaattaacaaatttagtGCGAACCGTATTCCTTAGAGATACTTTAAAGTGTACCGGCATATGTCAGAAGTTcggtttagattttaaaagtaCAAAGACTATAGAATTTAGTGAGGAGCGTGTAGCATACATGAACGCTTTATTTCCACCAAAATATTTGGCCGCGTTGTGTAACATTCTCGCTATTAAAGAAAAGAAGGTCGTTCTGAATACGAGTTTTGAGTCTGAATTAAATGTTACCACAAATATAACCGTCGACGAATCGCCTCAAAATCATAGTGAAACCAACAGCGAACAAGATGTCAAATTAATTACAGTAAACACAGATAGTGACAGAGATGGTGACAAAACTTTGACATTAGAAGATAAACCTACAGTACCTGAAGAAAAGAATGATAGTACTCCTATAGATATAAAAGACGATAAAAAAGATGATAATAAAGAGGACTCTAATGTGGCAGTCGAAGACACGGTAGTGCTTGTTTCCCAAGAAGATATACTACCTGATAACAAAGTTGAAACGACTGATGCAGAGAAACAGGATATACTGAAAACAGATACGAAATACGGTAAACCAGAAATATTGATAGAAAAAACCAAAGATTCGACAAATAATGCTGACGATATAAGTGAACCCGCAGTTTCTATTGATGGTGACAGCTTTATATCCGATTTTGATCAGATGGCTGTAGACCCGCAACCAGGCAGTCAGAATAATGTTAATCAAAACCAAGCACAATCGACGATACAGAAGGAATCTGTGTTTCTGCGCTTGTCAAATAGGGTTAAG ACGCTCGAGCGTAACATGTCTCTCTCTGGACAGTATTTAGAAGAGTTGAGCAGGCGATATAAGAAACAAGTTGAAGAAATGCAGAAATCTTTCGAGAAAACATTGGTACAGATGAcagaagaaagaaagaaaagcaACGAACGGGAACAAAAGTACATAGAGCAAATGAGCAACTTGCAAGAGCAACTCGCTAAAATGGCCTATAATATGGAACTACTTATGGAAGATCGAGATAGCTGGTTCGGAAACGTaactttctttaaatttgtagTATTCCAAGTTTTAATAGTTATAGGAATCATTTACTATctgttacaaaaacaaaagccaGAACCAGTTATATTGCATGTGCCGAAAAAGATAAAGAAAAGACAGGAGAAATTAAGAAGGCGATCTGTGGAAGGTGTGAGTGGGCATGCAACTCCTACTGCAAAGAAAAGGCGGCCGAGTGAGGAAGCATTCCAAATTGCAAGACAGTCTACTGAAGATGTAGGAATAGAACATAATAATGGAGAATGGCAAGTAGCCAAGAAGAACAGGCGACGAAAACCATCAGTGTATCAACAACACGTagaattaaatacaaacattaaCACAAATCAAGATGAAATCAGAAAGCTAGACGAGAATCCAATAGCGTTAGACGCAAACGAATATTTCGCGCCCATACCAGAACCAGTAGAATTTATTGATGTAAATAAGAAAGAGTTACCAAAAACCAACGGGTCTTTCTTCAACAACTTGAAGAATAAGACTCTGAAAACGAGGCGGCTCTCGTCTCCCGCTTTCCTAAGGACTTTAAACAGACAAAGTCTTCGAAGTACTCCTAGTCCCATAATGAGGACTATTGAGCCTATTTTTAACGGAAAAATAGGTAAAAAGGCTGCTTCTGAGTCGCCTACTGGTAGTCTGTGGTCTGAATCCACAGATATTTCACAAAATGGACCGCAGTATAGTGAAAACGGTAAAAAGaagaaaagtttaaaaaatattcttaaaaaagtgttttag
- the LOC123709086 gene encoding SUN domain-containing ossification factor isoform X2, which translates to MSPPRALLAALLLCQLLSYGGHQGLTKIFYTLPDTGQPPILISLTDNTKLDLKTADELLFTNDSEQHNQTQMFAIVDNKTVEGEKTSETVEKESTEPRLIVKAKSMHETRQTDENIQSTTTIPEAETTAESQLENESEEDIPINPETPQEDIPSFSEWAQKQLAEAEKKDTVLNHSSQPSHSNTNFSSKSTKLRSKNYASPACGAKIIAVNPEAGSASSILSPNRDEYMLNTCNSRIWFVVELCEAVQAQKIEIANFELFSSTPRDIAVYFSDRFPTREWASVGQFTAQDMRDVQSFDLYPHLFGKFIKVEMLSHHGSEHYCPISLFKVYGTSEFEVLEKESSQHSALIDEDEDDEIIDVPDMPATETEPSKNLFGSARDAVMSIVKKAAQAFKTEVPKNVSSEQNDTLSDKVYKRCCSPSHIIVCDNCSDILYSEVYELLSCSSDKLTNLVRTVFLRDTLKCTGICQKFGLDFKSTKTIEFSEERVAYMNALFPPKYLAALCNILAIKEKKVVLNTSFESELNVTTNITVDESPQNHSETNSEQDVKLITVNTDSDRDGDKTLTLEDKPTVPEEKNDSTPIDIKDDKKDDNKEDSNVAVEDTVVLVSQEDILPDNKVETTDAEKQDILKTDTKYGKPEILIEKTKDSTNNADDISEPAVSIDGDSFISDFDQMAVDPQPGSQNNVNQNQAQSTIQKESVFLRLSNRVKTLERNMSLSGQYLEELSRRYKKQVEEMQKSFEKTLVQMTEERKKSNEREQKYIEQMSNLQEQLAKMAYNMELLMEDRDSWFGNVTFFKFVVFQVLIVIGIIYYLLQKQKPEPVILHVPKKIKKRQEKLRRRSVEGVSGHATPTAKKRRPSEEAFQIARQSTEDVGIEHNNGEWQVAKKNRRRKPSVYQQHVELNTNINTNQDEIRKLDENPIALDANEYFAPIPEPVEFIDVNKKELPKTNGSFFNNLKNKTLKTRRLSSPAFLRTLNRQSLRSTPSPIMRTIEPIFNGKIGKKAASESPTGSLWSESTDISQNGPQYSENGKKKKSLKNILKKVF; encoded by the exons GTTACCTGACACGGGTCAGCCTCCAATACTCATCTCTCTAACAGACAACACAAAACTGGATTTAAAAACTGCAGATGAGCTTCTATTTACCAATGATTCTGAACAGCACAATCAAACCCAAATGTTCGCCATTGTGGACAACAAAACGGTTGAAGGTGAGAAAACATCAGAAACGGTGGAAAAAGAATCAACAGAACCTCGACTCATTGTAAAAGCTAAATCAATGCATGAAACCCGACAGACAGATGAAAATATTCAGAGTACCACTACCATCCCCGAAGCGGAGACTACCGCCGAATCTCAATTAGAAAACGAATCAGAAGAAGACATTCCTATCAACCCGGAAACACCGCAGGAAGATATTCCATCGTTTTCAGAGTGGGCACAAAAGCAATTGGCAGAAGCAGAAAAAAAAGATACAGTACTAAACCACTCCAGTCAACCTAGTCATAGcaatactaattttagcagTAAGAGCACTAAGTTGCGGTCAAAAAATTACGCGTCACCGGCGTGTGGCGCAAAAATTATTGCGGTAAATCCGGAAGCTGGATCGGCGAGTTCGATATTATCTCCAAATAGAGATGAGTATATGCTCAATACGTGTAACAGCCGCATATGGTTCGTAGTAGAGCTTTGCGAGGCTGTTCAAGCtcaaaaaatagaaatagccaattttgaattattttcctCAACTCCCAGAGACATCGCTGTGTATTTCAGCGATCGATTCCCGACAAGGGAATGGGCAAGTGTCGGACAGTTTACTGCTCAAGACATGAGAGACGTTCAAAGTTTTGACCTGTATCCACATTTATTTGGCAAGTTTATTAAAGTTGAAATGCTGTCGCACCACGGATCTGAACATTACTGTCCTATATCTTTGTTCAAGGTTTATGGTACTTCTGAATTTGAGGTACTTGAAAAAGAAAGCTCACAACATTCAGCACTTATTGATGAAGATGAAGACGATGAAATAATTGATGTTCCAGATATGCCTGCAACTGAAACGGAGCCATCCAAAAATTTATTCGGCTCTGCAAGAGATGCAGTAATGTCGATCGTTAAGAAAGCTGCTCAAGCATTCAAAACGGAAGTTCCTAAAAATGTGTCCAGtgaacaaaacgatacattaTCAGACAAAGTGTACAAACGGTGTTGCTCTCCAAGCCATATTATAGTGTGTGATAACTGTAGTGACATTCTTTACAGTGAAGTGTATGAACTTCTTAGTTGTAGCTCGgacaaattaacaaatttagtGCGAACCGTATTCCTTAGAGATACTTTAAAGTGTACCGGCATATGTCAGAAGTTcggtttagattttaaaagtaCAAAGACTATAGAATTTAGTGAGGAGCGTGTAGCATACATGAACGCTTTATTTCCACCAAAATATTTGGCCGCGTTGTGTAACATTCTCGCTATTAAAGAAAAGAAGGTCGTTCTGAATACGAGTTTTGAGTCTGAATTAAATGTTACCACAAATATAACCGTCGACGAATCGCCTCAAAATCATAGTGAAACCAACAGCGAACAAGATGTCAAATTAATTACAGTAAACACAGATAGTGACAGAGATGGTGACAAAACTTTGACATTAGAAGATAAACCTACAGTACCTGAAGAAAAGAATGATAGTACTCCTATAGATATAAAAGACGATAAAAAAGATGATAATAAAGAGGACTCTAATGTGGCAGTCGAAGACACGGTAGTGCTTGTTTCCCAAGAAGATATACTACCTGATAACAAAGTTGAAACGACTGATGCAGAGAAACAGGATATACTGAAAACAGATACGAAATACGGTAAACCAGAAATATTGATAGAAAAAACCAAAGATTCGACAAATAATGCTGACGATATAAGTGAACCCGCAGTTTCTATTGATGGTGACAGCTTTATATCCGATTTTGATCAGATGGCTGTAGACCCGCAACCAGGCAGTCAGAATAATGTTAATCAAAACCAAGCACAATCGACGATACAGAAGGAATCTGTGTTTCTGCGCTTGTCAAATAGGGTTAAG ACGCTCGAGCGTAACATGTCTCTCTCTGGACAGTATTTAGAAGAGTTGAGCAGGCGATATAAGAAACAAGTTGAAGAAATGCAGAAATCTTTCGAGAAAACATTGGTACAGATGAcagaagaaagaaagaaaagcaACGAACGGGAACAAAAGTACATAGAGCAAATGAGCAACTTGCAAGAGCAACTCGCTAAAATGGCCTATAATATGGAACTACTTATGGAAGATCGAGATAGCTGGTTCGGAAACGTaactttctttaaatttgtagTATTCCAAGTTTTAATAGTTATAGGAATCATTTACTATctgttacaaaaacaaaagccaGAACCAGTTATATTGCATGTGCCGAAAAAGATAAAGAAAAGACAGGAGAAATTAAGAAGGCGATCTGTGGAAGGTGTGAGTGGGCATGCAACTCCTACTGCAAAGAAAAGGCGGCCGAGTGAGGAAGCATTCCAAATTGCAAGACAGTCTACTGAAGATGTAGGAATAGAACATAATAATGGAGAATGGCAAGTAGCCAAGAAGAACAGGCGACGAAAACCATCAGTGTATCAACAACACGTagaattaaatacaaacattaaCACAAATCAAGATGAAATCAGAAAGCTAGACGAGAATCCAATAGCGTTAGACGCAAACGAATATTTCGCGCCCATACCAGAACCAGTAGAATTTATTGATGTAAATAAGAAAGAGTTACCAAAAACCAACGGGTCTTTCTTCAACAACTTGAAGAATAAGACTCTGAAAACGAGGCGGCTCTCGTCTCCCGCTTTCCTAAGGACTTTAAACAGACAAAGTCTTCGAAGTACTCCTAGTCCCATAATGAGGACTATTGAGCCTATTTTTAACGGAAAAATAGGTAAAAAGGCTGCTTCTGAGTCGCCTACTGGTAGTCTGTGGTCTGAATCCACAGATATTTCACAAAATGGACCGCAGTATAGTGAAAACGGTAAAAAGaagaaaagtttaaaaaatattcttaaaaaagtgttttag